Below is a window of Humulus lupulus chromosome 2, drHumLupu1.1, whole genome shotgun sequence DNA.
GTTGAATTCCATGTTCCCTAGATTACTGTATGCAAATGATCAATATTCAAAATAATAGGAGTTTACACATTAAACTCTATATCCTAATAATTGCAATTATGTTCATCGTGTAGATCGTGATATATCTGATAAACCTTTGTGTTTAGTCTTTTTGTTTTTGGTAACCTCAAATTTTGTGGGATTTTAGTGGAATTCTTTTGGAATGATTAAAGTAaacattttctcttcttttagGCTAACGTGACAAGAACCAATCACATTATGTGGATGATGGGGACAGATTTTCGTTATCAATATGCAATTTCATGGTTCAGGCAGATGGACAAGTTTATTCACTATGTAAATCAGGTAGTCCTATAGATCTTTGCATATTGAATGAATTAAATAGAAATATGTTGCTCAATCCGAATACCGAAGTAATATGTATTACCTGTTCATTGTCATTCCATCCTGGAGCTCTTGTTGAAGTTTAAAGTTACTAAATTGCATTAATTTGTCGAGTCTTAGGATGGGCGTGTGAATGCACTGTATTCAACACCATCTCTTTACACTGATGCGAAACATGCAACTGATGAGAAATGGCCTCTTAAAACTGATGACTTTTTCCCGTGAGTAAAGTTTGATGTCTGCATTTCAGTTTTAGTTTTCAAGAATTGCTTCTTAAAATGTATTCCCTTTTTTAAAGGTATGCAGATCATCCAAATGCTTATTGGACCGGGTACTTTACAAGTCGTCCAGGACTTAAAGGTTACGTTAGAGCTTTGAGTGGTTACTATCTGGTATATCCTGAgcctcttttatttatttagagTTTCTCTCAAGTATCTGGCAGGCTTCTACTGTCTCTTTTTAAACATCTATTGGTTTTTTATTATAATGAACAGACAGCTAGGCAGTTGGAGTTTTTTAAAGGAAGGGTTGACTCAGGGCCAACCACTGAGGTACTTGCTGATGCTTTGGCAATTGCTCAACATCATGATGCAGTTAGTGGTACAGAAAGACAGCATGTTGCTGCTGATTATGCTTTGCGACTTTCTTTGGGCTACAAGGAGGTGCATATTTTCAACAACCAAGTTAACTTcaaaatattttttgtgtattAAATTTCATATGAATCATTtctgtttactttttttttttgtaggctGAGAAGGTGGTTGCCTCTTCTTTAGCATACTTGACACAACTAGATTCAAGCTCTGGAGTTGAAAACTTTCAACAGGCAAGTTGTCACTAGGTTTACAATATTTTCCTTCTTACTTGTGAGTTTTGACCCCTATGTACTCTTTCTTTTACCCTGCTACTGGAACCCTTTTTTTGGTCATATACAAATAGGGCATAAATGGTTTTATTTCATTTCCCATGTTGCATGAGGCATCTTAGTCAATTGAAACTTGGGAACCTACATGCCATTGAGGCATGAAAGGGAGTAAATTGAACTTTTCTTTGTTAGCTTTCATTTCCAAAGGGATTGGTTTAGGCTTTTATAATGTTGATGCATTTATTTAAGCACCTCTAACTTCAATCTTCAGCACCATTATTATTACACTTTTCTCAGTAACAGAGTGTACATCAATTCAATTTTATGTTTTGGCTCTTCTTGGCAGTGTCCTCTTCTTAACATAAGTTATTGTCCTCCATCAGAAGCTGTCCTGTCTGATGGGAAAAGTTTGGTAAGTACATTTTTACTTATAAGTTGTGATATCCAACTCAATTGAGTATCAGAGAATTCCCTTTTTTATGTCATCTTATCATCATGTATTTTCTTGCTAGGTCGTTGTCATCTACAATTCGCTAGGGTGGAAGAGAGAAGAAGTAATACGAATTCCTGTAAGTAGCTAAACTGTACTTCATATGCTGATCAACATAAATTTGAAAAGGTCTACTTGAACTGATGATTTCTATAACTCACTTTCAACAAAAAAGAGTTCCCATATTGAACACTTGAGGACAGAACGCTATGTCTATCTGTGTCAAACACTTTCTTAATTTAAGAAGTAACCATCATTGACTTGGAGAAAACTGCAAAAAATTCAAGGTTGTATATATTAACTTATTCATGATTACTAATGGCTTTGCAACTGAAATTTTATGTAGGTTTCCACTGACAGAGTTAGTGTTCAGGATTCTAGTGGGAGGAAAGTTGAAGCCCAGCTTCTTCCTATATTGAATGCCACTTTTAGTGTCAGAAATTATTATGTGAGAGCATATTTGGGTGAACCTCCGAGAGAAACAATTAAATATTGGCTTGCATTTACAGTGTCAGTACCACCAATTGGTTTCAACACTTACATAATTTCGACCACTAAACAAACAGGTTGGCCATATTGTAATGTTTAAGGTGTTACATATAAGAGCTCTCCAAGTTGGACCTGATAATCTAATTATTGCTCTACTTTACAGTCTCTAGTGTAGCCATTTCTTCTGTGTACAGATCAGAAGAAAGTATAGACAACACTATAGAAGTTGGACAAGGAAGTTTAAAGCTAATTTATTCAGCTCGTGATGGAAAGCTTTCACACTATGCTAACAACAGAAATTTGGTATGCTACGTTGAAGATTTAGTTTCCTAGTACCTTTTCCACTTcattttatatgatttgtttttgTATGGAGTTTTGTTTATGCATCTTCTAATATTCAATCTCAATTCAAAATTAACACATATGGGTAAATTATCTCATAGACATGTCACGGACAGTGATGCTAATCtttttcctctttttctttttttggtttCCAATTTccttgtacattcatgtatttgCTCATGGTTTTATAAAATTCTATATTGATGGACAAAGATGGTGATGTGTTTACTATGTTATGTTCCTATTGAAGATTACAGCATCTGCAGAACAGTCATACAGTTATTACAATGGAAACGATGGAACTGATAAAGATCCACAGGTAGTGAATTATCTATGCACTTAAAAAATTTACTATGCTTTGTCAATTCCTAGATTACTTCTATTGTTTAGAGTAGTTTTAGCTGTTATCAATGTGGTGTTGTCTTTTCTGTTGAAGGCTTCTGGAGCATATGTCTTTCGTCCAAATGGCACATTTCCAATAAAATCCGATAGCCAGGTAACTAAAGTCATTTAATTTGTGTAAAACTTTTAAATGATCATGAAGTgtcaatttatagaattgagtacCTAAAGGTAACACTCCTATGTTCCAGGCTTCTCTAACTGTGGTTCAAGGTCCAGTACTGGATGAAGTACACCAACGGCTCAATCCATGGATATCTCAGGTGATTTGCTGCTCCAAATATAACAAGATCATACAGTTGTTTTAGACTTGATATATCAAACTGTAATTGGGTaggattgtttagataacatgTTTGGATTTGTGTTCTCAACCTAGGGACATTATTCCTTATAATTTCAGTAACAAACCCAAATGTATGCACAGATTACTAGGGTATTCAAGGAAAAGGAGCACGCTGAAGTTGAGTTTACTGTAAGTTAACTTCTGAAATTGATCTACCAAGAGCACAGAGAATCCTGTTAACTttgtttttcatatatatatatatataattgtcaATTTACTGTTTGCTGGTTATGTTATTCTATTTTTAGATTGGACCTATACCTGTGGATGATAGCATAGGAAAAGAAATCACTACTCAAATTACAACAGCCTTAAAGACTAATGGAACATTCTACACAGATTCTAACGGACGTGACTTCATTAAGAGGGTATTCTAAATCTCTAATACTTAAATTTGATAAGAGATATTTGAATCACACACTGTACTACTTTATATATAATTGTACAGTTAAATATATGGAAGTTGAAGATCTTTGCGGTTTATTTCAAGCCAACACGGCTCTCTATTCTCACTTTACTTTAGTTAGTTTGTTACTTGATGGAAAATTTGATAGATACTCAGGAGCAGGGGATATATTGGGGAAAATTTCTCTCTTCACAATTGTTAATTTATTTCTTAGGGGTAGCTTCCAATGTGATGTTTTCAAATGATTTGTAGATTCGGGACTTCAGAACAGACTGGGAGCTGCAAAATAACCAACCAGTTGCTGGAAATTATTATCCTGTATGCTTCTTCTTGACAGTTGACATGTCGAACATATgcttaatataaaaatattatgataTGGATCCAGTTTATTTTCAAGTCTTCATGGGTCTGGTCTTTATTCCATCTCATGGAAGCATACATGAAATTATTATCTTGTATGCTTCTGTTTCTTGACGCATTGAAACATACGATTCATATAGATATGGTATTGATTCAATTTATTCTCAAGCTGCATTGATCTTACCTCCATTCCATTTTCCGGGTTTTATAGTAAGCATCAATTATTGAGCATGTACTCAGTTCAACTGTCTCAATTCAGTTTTTgagaggaaatccaaaaacatatgcTTTGCTTTTGTTTTTCCCATGTTCAGCATTCTCTATGTATTATATTTCTGACTGCTTTCTTgccttttgttattatttttcagATTAATCTTGGAATATACGTGCAAGACAGTATCTCAGAACTGTCAGTGTTGGTTGACCGTTCAGTCGGTGGATCCAGTTTAGTGGATGGTCAGATAGAGCTTATGCTCCACAGGTTTCTATTCTCTTTGATTTTTTTCCAAGATTAATTATTATTCCTTGGTTTAATGCATTTGATTTAATCAGCTAGGATTGCTTCCTCGTGACTTCGAACAAGCTGCTTTGATTTTGTAGGAGATTACTTCATGATGATTCAAGAGGAGTTGGTGAGGTGTTGAATGAAACAGTTTGTCTTCATGATAAATGCGAGGGTTTAACTGTAAGTATACCATTTTTTCCAACCTCTATTTATAGTTGAGTTGATAATGGTGTCTATTAACAAATTTTCAAATGACACATGGAGAACTAATAGACTCAGGTTCCATACGGATGTGTACAATCAAGAAGACCAaagaaaatatgatattttttaagcTATTATTTTCTGTTTGATTTAGTTGTTGTTCTTATATTAGACCCATTTTGCAAGGTCTGATTCTAATTAAAGATCCTTTAGATAGTAAGGATTGACAAACATATGTGGAGATTATCAGACAATATATGTTTTTGACTTCTTATATCAGGCCCATTTTGTCGCCTGATTTTAAAGTTCCTTTACCTAGTGATGGGGATTTATAAGCAATATATAGTGAGGAAGTATTTTCCTTCTGGCTGCTCAATAGGATAGGTGGAATGGTATAGAAAACTCCCTCTCATCTTGATGAGTTACCCTTCCATCTGCCCTATTTGATTTACCTCTTTTGCATAGGGTGTTCAATTACCTGTTTTTTATTGGTTAATTGCCCACTTCTCTTGCTGTTTCAGATTCAAGGAAAATTTTATGTCAGAATTGATCCTCTCGGGGAAGGTGCCAAGTGGCGCCGCACAACTGGCCAAGAGATATACTCTCCACTTCTCTTAGCGTTTACAGAACAGGTAAACAAAACCTGTTAAATAGTTAGGTTGCTGATATCTGGCCACAATGCTTAGTTGATCTCTTTCTTCCCCTGCAGGATGGAAATGAGTACTTAAAATCTCATGTATCAACATTTTCTGGatttgattcttcttatgctttACCAAACAACATTGCTTTGATAACACTCCAGGTACGCATCAGATATTAATTCTCAATAAGTTGTAGGTTAGAATATGAGCTTCAAAATTttgtagttgttttttttttggaagaTTACCAGTGTGATACTGTGATCCTGTTCTGAACTGCAGGAGCTTGCAAATGGAAAAGTACTCCTTCGACTTGCGCATCTATACGAGGTTTGATTTCTTTTTCTTTAACTTGCTGAATTGGCAAATAAACATTACCAATATTCATAATCCAATACAGTTTGTCattaagtatatatttatatatattaagcTTATAGTTTGTCATGAACTATTATAAGTTCCTCatatttttctgggttttgatgTATGCAAAGATTGGTGAGGACAAAGACTACTCTACATTGGCAAGTGTGGAACTGAAGAAGCTATTTCCAAAGAAAAAGGTAAACGACAAGGCGAGGGCTCGGTTGAAACTGAGTGCTGTTTTTCATCCAGAAATGGACTAATATTTGTCCTATACATTGTTTTCAGATCAACAAAGTGTCTGAGACGAATTTGTCTGCGAATCAAGAAAGAGCTGAGATGGATAAGAAGAAGCTAGTATGGAAAGTAGAAGAAGGCTCTGGTGAAGAGTCAAAGAAAGTGGTGAGAGGAGGGCCTATTGACCCTGCAAAACTGATGGTGGAACTTTACCCCATGGAAATCCGCACTCTCCTTATCGAGTTTGATAATATCCGCGTGTTTGGTTCCTGAAATAAAAGATAACGAGCATTGCATAATTGGCCTTCTCTACAATTTTGCTTGAGGATGAAAATGAGATTGCCTATGGTCCTTATTTGTAATTCTGAGTAGATTTTGTGTTGTATCTTGTATGGTAATGTTGAGAATAATattgacatgtataaatatatattataccaGCAAAAGGCCATAAAAGCATAAGGGATATCTTACTAAGAGCTATAAAAGCATACCTCGTTCTTTGTTTAATTTATGCTGTCTACTTCTTCCAGCAAAATGAATCATTTGGATTTGCAACTCTAAAAAGCAGAGTATTTTAGCTGATTAGCTAGTATACTGTTATTACTGTCTTAGTTAGTTGGAGTAGTTATTCTTTCTGTTACATTATTTGTTTTTGCTGTTGCATCAGCATTCATTTTATTCGTCTTAACCTCTTTTCCTAATATGGTATCAGAACCACTGTGATTTTCTCTCATTTGTTTTTTCTTGGGCTTTCTCCTTTCTTGATTCCTCCCTTCAATCttcgattttttttttctctcatggCGTCTATGAATCCATCAGCATATTTTGCTTTCTCGGTTGCTCCGATTGCTTTCACACACAATCTCTCGGTGAAGCTCGATAATGGCAATTTTCTCCTATGGCGTACTCAGGTTCTTGGAGCTATTCATAGCCATAAGCTTCAAGAGTACATCGATCCAGATTACAATCCTGAGAAATTTCTTACTGAGGCGGATCGCCAAGCAAAGAAGATCAATCCGTTGTATTCTGATTGGGAACAACAAGATAAGCTACTGTATACTTGGCTTCTTTCTTCCATGTCCGAGGGAATTCTTGCTCGTGTGGTTAGTTCTCCTACCTCTGCTCATGCTTGGTACGTTCTTGAAACTTACTTCACAACACAAACCTGTGCCAAGGTTGACCAATTTCGTACTCAGTTACAGAAGCTCAAGAAAGGCTCCCTCTCTTTGAATGTGTATCTTCTCAAGGTTCGACTTCTTGTGGATCAGCTAAGCTCCATTGGTCATGTGACCTCTGCTAAAGATCACATCGTTGCCATCTTCAATGGATTACCACCGGACTACGACACCTTCATCATTTTTGTTAACTCTCATCAATCACCCTACTCGGTTGCTGAGATCGAATCTCTTCTGTTGTCTCAAGAAAGTCGTCTTGAGAAGCATTCTAGAGAACTTGATTCCAGTCCTCTTGCTGTCACTCTTGTTCAGGCGAATGCAGCAATGAAGAGAAGTGGTTATTCCAACTATTCTTCTCCCAATGGTCACAATTGTTCTTCTCACCCATTGCCTGCTCGAGGAAATTACTAGAATCCTTTTTCTGTTGGCCGTGGCAATTTTGATGCTCGTTCTCCTCAACCTTATGCTCAGAATGTCTCTCCTAACCCTTCTCCTAGTGATACTCAGCCTGTTTGCCAACTTTGTTCTTGCCCGGGACATTATGCTTCAAGATGTTATCAACGGTTCAACCTCGAATTCACTAGTTTTGGTGTTGAACCTGTTGATAAGTCTGCTTCAGCTACTAATGTTCTTGTTGCTACAATTGATATGGTCAATGACCCTGCTTGGTATCCAGATTCTGGAGCCACGAATCACTGCACCAGTAATGAGCACAATCTCATGAGCAAAGGCTAGTATTTTGGATCTGAACAATTAAATGTTGGTGATGGGGCTGGTTTCACTATTTCTAATGTTGGTAAGTCTGCAATACAATCCTCTTATTCACCCAAACGTCTTTTTCTTAATCAGTTACTTCATGTTCCAAATATTACCAAAAATCTTATTAGTGTTTCTCAACTCACTTGTGATAACAATATTTTCTGTGAATTTCACTCTAATTTCTGCCTTGTTAAGGATCAGGTCACCAAGCAAATCTTAATTCGAGGGACTCTTAAAAATGGTCTTTATGCTTTCCCTTCCTCAACATTTCGTCTGGTTCATCCTTACTCCGTTTCTTCCTCTGTCAACATCACTCAATTGCCTGATTCACTCAACTCAAACTCTGCAGCAACTACTTTTGTTTCTAATATTTCTAATTCCAATAAGTCAGCTACTCCTACATCTATTTTTTTGCTTTGGCACAATAGGCACCCATCTGCCAAAGTTGTAACACAAATTCTAACTCTGATTGTAATCTTCCTCATATCAATAAAACAAATTTCGATTTCTGTTCAGCTTGTTGTCAAGGCAAGATTCATAAGTTTCTGTTTCCTAGTTCTCAATCTGAATATCATAATCCATTAGAATTAATTCATTCGGATCTTTGGGGTCCAACTCCTGTTCTTTCTTCTAATGCTTAACAATATTACATACATTTTGTTAATCACTTTTCTAGATACACTTGGGTGTATCTTCTAAAATCTAAGTCTGAAACTGTTCAGACATTCATCAACTTTAAAACTCAACTAGGTCGTTCAATAAAAACTATCTAAACCAATTGGGGAGGTGAGTATCTAGCCTTTACTCAGTACCTTCTTGATCATGGTATTAACCATAGAGTTTCGTGTCCCTCCACCCATGAGCAGAATGGTATTGCTGAAAGAAAGCATAGATATCTTGTCGAAACAATCCACGCTCTTCTTGCTAATGAGTCTTTGCTCCTAAAATTTTGGGATGAGGCTGTCCGCACATCTACCTATCTTGTCAATAGAGTCCCTTCATCCGTGATCTTCAACACCACTCCTCTTACTCGTCTTTTTCATAAGAAACAAAGAGACCATATAAAATTATAAACTAGACTTTACACAGTTACGATAATTCATTACTTGTAAAAGATGTTAAAAGAGGTCCACTCTCATAGTTTTCACGTGCAACAACACTCTTAGTGAATAAATATTGATATTTgacataataaataaaaaagaaaattctAATGCTAATGCTAATCTTTGAGAATAATAATAGAAAAGAAAGATGCTAATCTTCGCTTGATACACTATGATATgatcgaatatatatatatgaatggtCAAGatcgtattttttttttcttcttcaataaaATGTAgtatttagttttaaaaatattagaaatttTGTTTCAAAAGTCAGGTTTATGGATAACAAGGGATAAGGACCATCTCCATCGTCCATATGGCCCACCTACCCAACGAATGTGTCCCCCTTTGCATTGCATTGCACTGCACTCTTCTTTACTTTATTACCAAAACAAAAtagacccaaaaaaaaaaaagtataatttaatCCTTAAAAGTCTCAGCTTTATCTGTAGTTTCCTTGTATAAATGTATGTATgatctctcactctctcttttaCCGGTTCATGCATGATCACTTAACTCAATGCCCAACTAGCCCACTTAAAGAAACTGTCTTTTTTGCTTAAACAAACACAAATAGCTCAAACACCAAATAGTTGAGTTGGGTTTGAAATGGGGACTCTTGCGGCGGCGCTCTTCTTCTCTGTGGTTATGGTGGCCGGAGTTGCAGTGACCCAATCCAAGTTTATGGTATACAACACCTCTCACTCCATTGTCCCTGGCAAACTTAACGTCCATTTGGTTCCTCACACCCACGACGATGTTGGCTGGTTGAAGACCGTTGACCAATACTATGTTGGTTCCAACAATTCCATCCAGGTATATTTTCTCTCTCGgactatatataattatatgtatatttgcttTCTTTGTATGAGTTTAACTTCTGGAGTCTGAGACTATTTTCCTctttttttgttttggttttgtgATTGGGAAAGGGGGCTTGCGTGCAAAATGTGTTGGACTCTTTAATCCCAGCATTGTTGGCTGACAAGAATCGCAAATTTATATATGTTGAGCAGGTGAGTCTTTGGGATTTTGAGTAAATGACTTATGATTTGGTATGTTTGTATGTATGTATGACTTTGTCTTCTTTTGTTTCATTGATTCAGGCATTCTTTCAGCGATGGTGGAGAGATCAGAGTGAGGCAATGCAGCTTGTGGTAAAGCAGCTTGTCAACTCGGGGCAACTTGAGTTCATGTAAGTATCCAGTGTTAACAAGAAAAATGAACACA
It encodes the following:
- the LOC133816977 gene encoding alpha-mannosidase At3g26720-like isoform X1, with the translated sequence MLWQLLSISGTERQHFAAAAADYALGLSLGYKQCSNKKEKDSIFLSMAMRTKLFLVTLLGVVALLGAKSEYIEYNTSSRIVPNKINVHLVPHSHDDVGWLKTVDQYFVGANNSIRGACVQNVLDSVISALLEEKNRKYIYVEMAFFQRWWRQQSKSTKIKVKELVNTGQLEFINGGMCMHDEATPHYIDLIDQTTLGHRFIKSEFGQTPRVGWQIDPFGHSAVQAYLLGAELGFDSLYFSRIDYQDRAKRLKEKTLDVVWQGSRSLGSSSQIFTGISPRHYDPPDGFTFEINDVSPPIQDDTLMFDYNVQERVNDFVAAALAQANVTRTNHIMWMMGTDFRYQYAISWFRQMDKFIHYVNQDGRVNALYSTPSLYTDAKHATDEKWPLKTDDFFPYADHPNAYWTGYFTSRPGLKGYVRALSGYYLTARQLEFFKGRVDSGPTTEVLADALAIAQHHDAVSGTERQHVAADYALRLSLGYKEAEKVVASSLAYLTQLDSSSGVENFQQCPLLNISYCPPSEAVLSDGKSLVVVIYNSLGWKREEVIRIPVSTDRVSVQDSSGRKVEAQLLPILNATFSVRNYYVRAYLGEPPRETIKYWLAFTVSVPPIGFNTYIISTTKQTVSSVAISSVYRSEESIDNTIEVGQGSLKLIYSARDGKLSHYANNRNLITASAEQSYSYYNGNDGTDKDPQASGAYVFRPNGTFPIKSDSQASLTVVQGPVLDEVHQRLNPWISQITRVFKEKEHAEVEFTIGPIPVDDSIGKEITTQITTALKTNGTFYTDSNGRDFIKRIRDFRTDWELQNNQPVAGNYYPINLGIYVQDSISELSVLVDRSVGGSSLVDGQIELMLHRRLLHDDSRGVGEVLNETVCLHDKCEGLTIQGKFYVRIDPLGEGAKWRRTTGQEIYSPLLLAFTEQDGNEYLKSHVSTFSGFDSSYALPNNIALITLQELANGKVLLRLAHLYEIGEDKDYSTLASVELKKLFPKKKINKVSETNLSANQERAEMDKKKLVWKVEEGSGEESKKVVRGGPIDPAKLMVELYPMEIRTLLIEFDNIRVFGS
- the LOC133816977 gene encoding alpha-mannosidase At3g26720-like isoform X2, which encodes MLWQLLSISGTERQHFAAAAADYALGLSLGYKQCSNKKEKDSIFLSMAMRTKLFLVTLLGVVALLGAKSEYIEYNTSSRIVPNKINVHLVPHSHDDVGWLKTVDQYFVGANNSIRGACVQNVLDSVISALLEEKNRKYIYVEMAFFQRWWRQQSKSTKIKVKELVNTGQLEFINGGMCMHDEATPHYIDLIDQTTLGHRFIKSEFGQTPRVGWQIDPFGHSAVQAYLLGAELGFDSLYFSRIDYQDRAKRLKEKTLDVVWQGSRSLGSSSQIFTGISPRHYDPPDGFTFEINDVSPPIQANVTRTNHIMWMMGTDFRYQYAISWFRQMDKFIHYVNQDGRVNALYSTPSLYTDAKHATDEKWPLKTDDFFPYADHPNAYWTGYFTSRPGLKGYVRALSGYYLTARQLEFFKGRVDSGPTTEVLADALAIAQHHDAVSGTERQHVAADYALRLSLGYKEAEKVVASSLAYLTQLDSSSGVENFQQCPLLNISYCPPSEAVLSDGKSLVVVIYNSLGWKREEVIRIPVSTDRVSVQDSSGRKVEAQLLPILNATFSVRNYYVRAYLGEPPRETIKYWLAFTVSVPPIGFNTYIISTTKQTVSSVAISSVYRSEESIDNTIEVGQGSLKLIYSARDGKLSHYANNRNLITASAEQSYSYYNGNDGTDKDPQASGAYVFRPNGTFPIKSDSQASLTVVQGPVLDEVHQRLNPWISQITRVFKEKEHAEVEFTIGPIPVDDSIGKEITTQITTALKTNGTFYTDSNGRDFIKRIRDFRTDWELQNNQPVAGNYYPINLGIYVQDSISELSVLVDRSVGGSSLVDGQIELMLHRRLLHDDSRGVGEVLNETVCLHDKCEGLTIQGKFYVRIDPLGEGAKWRRTTGQEIYSPLLLAFTEQDGNEYLKSHVSTFSGFDSSYALPNNIALITLQELANGKVLLRLAHLYEIGEDKDYSTLASVELKKLFPKKKINKVSETNLSANQERAEMDKKKLVWKVEEGSGEESKKVVRGGPIDPAKLMVELYPMEIRTLLIEFDNIRVFGS